In Acidobacteriota bacterium, the genomic stretch CGATCCGCACCGTCGCCGCCAGCGGCGAGCCATCGCGCGTGACGAGACGCCCGCGCACGCGCACCGGACGTTCGGGAACGAGCGTCACCGGCGGCGGGGTTCCGCCGCGCACGACGACGGCCGCGACGCCGTGCGGATCGTTCCAGTCGCCGGCCGCGATCAACGTCTCGACCGGAGGATCGACGTGAAGCGTGAACCGGCCGTCCTTGCCGGTCCGGGTCTCCTCCGGCTCAGCCGGCCCGCATCGCCAGCCCGACGAGCCGCCGGAAGCGGGCCGCGACCATCTGGGGTCGGCCGGACGGCCCCCCCGGGCGCGGACGCGGACGCCGGCCAGGGGCCGCCCGTCGCGATCGGCGACCCTCCCGGCGACCGGCCGGGGAGCGCGCCACACGGCGGCCACCCGGGCCCGTCCCGCCGGCAGCGGGCCGAGATCGGCGCTGCAGCGCCAGTCCTCTCCTCCCCGCGTCACTTCGAGCCGGTACCTGCCGGCGGGCACCGGAGGCAACTCGTAGGCGGGCGGGTGTCCCGGCTCCGTTTCGCGGCCCTCGGCCTCGGCCAGCGGCTTCGCCTCCCCGCCCCGGGCGAGCAGGCGCACGCGGCAACCGGCGCACGGGTCGCCCACGATGGCGCCGGCGAGAACCAGCCCGCGCTCGAGGCGGCAGATCGCGCCGGTTTCGGTGAAGACCGCCTTCGATTCCAGAAAACCCTCCGCCGAGCAGACCGCCGCCCGGCACCCGGCGTCGAGCCACGCCCGGCCGTCCTCGCCGGCGGTGGCGACGAGTCCCTCGGGAGCGGTGCAGGCGACCGCCGCACCCGGAACCGGCGCCCCGGAGGTGTCGCGCACCTCGACCGGGACCGCCGCTGCCGCGAGCGCCGACGCGCCGGAGAGGGCGAGCGCGGCCGCCCACGCGGAGAGGACGCGGAGACGCTTCATGCCGGCCGCATTGTACTCGGAAGGGCCCGAACCGGCGTGCGGGATCCCCGCTCCGGAGGAGCGGCCGGCCCTCGCGTGCGAAACTGGCCCGGCACGGGGGCTCGCGAAGGCGGGGATCCAGGCGATGGGCGGAGCGATCACGATCGGCGAGTGGATCTTCTCGGCGAAGCCGCACTCCACCGCGATCAGCCCCGACCGCACCACCGTGTGGTCGTTCGATCTCGAGGGGCGGCCGATCTCCTGGTTCGAGGGAGAGCTCACCTACAAGCGATCGCTCGCGTCCGCCGTCCACGCCCGGTCGCGGCGCGGAGGAACCCGGCGGCGGTGGATCGTGCCGCCGGAGGAGGCGCGGGCCCTGTTCGCGCGCATCCTCGAGGGAGTCGCGCGGGCGCCGCGCGCGGAGCTTCCGCGCCGGCTGAGCGAGCGGATCGACCTCATCCTGAGCTGGACGCCCGACCGGCTGCTCGCGGAGAAGGAACGCTTCGACCGGGCCTACGAGCCGATCACGATCCTGCCGCCCGACCAGTACCTGTCGATCGTCGTCCAGGCCACGCGCGGGTGCACCTGGAATCGGTGCACCTTCTGCAGCTTCTACCAGGACCGGCCGTTCGCCGTGCGCACTCCGGAGGAGTTCGCGCGGCATCTCGACGCGGTGCGCGATCTGCTCGGCCGGGGGGCGGCGCTGCGGCGCGGGCTCTTCCTCGCCGACGGCAACGCGCTGGTGCTGGCGCGATCGAGACTGCTGCCGCTGGTGCGCGCCGCGCGCGACGCGTTTCCCGGGCGGCCGATCGCCGGCTTCGTCGACGTCTTCTCCGGCGAGCGAAAGCCGGAGGAGGAGTGGCGCGAGCTGCGCGACGAGGGCCTCGCGCGGGCCGCGATCGGGATCGAGACCGGCCACGATCCGCTGCTCGCCTGGCTCGACAAGCCGGGGAGCGCCGGGGAAGCGCTGCGCTTCACCGAAACGCTGGCGCGAGCCGGAATCGGTCTCTCGCTGATCTTCATGTGCGGGGTCGGAGGCGACAGGTTCGCCGGCGCG encodes the following:
- a CDS encoding radical SAM protein; protein product: MGGAITIGEWIFSAKPHSTAISPDRTTVWSFDLEGRPISWFEGELTYKRSLASAVHARSRRGGTRRRWIVPPEEARALFARILEGVARAPRAELPRRLSERIDLILSWTPDRLLAEKERFDRAYEPITILPPDQYLSIVVQATRGCTWNRCTFCSFYQDRPFAVRTPEEFARHLDAVRDLLGRGAALRRGLFLADGNALVLARSRLLPLVRAARDAFPGRPIAGFVDVFSGERKPEEEWRELRDEGLARAAIGIETGHDPLLAWLDKPGSAGEALRFTETLARAGIGLSLIFMCGVGGDRFAGAHLRDSLALIERLPLRPGDIVYLSPFVEHPGSEYARRARAEGIRPLPPAEIEAQMSALREGVRRRHPQVRVAPYDIREFVY